A stretch of Rhizobium sp. TH2 DNA encodes these proteins:
- a CDS encoding YbaK/EbsC family protein: MSVQSVKAFFAAKAPDIEVIELTVSTATVDLAAAGHGVKPEQIAKTLAIRLGEEIVLVAAKGTARLDNKKFKAQFSAKPRMLSFDEVERETGHPVGGVCPFGLVRPLKVYCDISLQPYDEVVPAAGGTNAAVRISPSRMAELTDAQWIDVCE; the protein is encoded by the coding sequence ATGAGCGTTCAATCCGTAAAAGCATTCTTCGCCGCCAAGGCTCCCGACATCGAAGTCATAGAACTCACGGTCAGCACCGCCACGGTGGATCTGGCCGCCGCCGGTCACGGCGTGAAGCCCGAACAGATCGCAAAGACGCTGGCCATAAGGCTCGGCGAAGAGATCGTGCTCGTTGCGGCCAAGGGAACCGCGCGACTGGACAACAAGAAATTCAAGGCGCAGTTTTCCGCCAAGCCCCGCATGCTCTCCTTTGATGAGGTCGAGCGCGAGACCGGCCATCCCGTTGGCGGCGTCTGCCCCTTCGGACTGGTGAGGCCGCTCAAGGTCTACTGCGATATTTCGCTCCAGCCTTATGACGAAGTGGTGCCGGCGGCCGGCGGGACGAATGCGGCTGTCAGGATTTCGCCTTCCCGCATGGCCGAACTGACCGATGCCCAATGGATTGACGTTTGCGAGTGA
- a CDS encoding acetyl/propionyl/methylcrotonyl-CoA carboxylase subunit alpha: MFKKILIANRGEIAARVIRTARRMGVETVAVYSEADRDAQHVALADDARLIGPAPARQSYLDQQKVIAAAVDSGAEAVHPGYGFLSENADFADACTAAGLIFIGPPASAIRAMGGKSEAKALMAGAGVPLVPGYHGADQSPEVLFAEAADVGYPVLIKASAGGGGKGMRVAETPDVFAAELAGAKRESMASFSDDRMLIEKYLVRPRHVEVQVFADNHGNCHSLFERDCSIQRRHQKVIEEAPAPGLSPDLRKRMGEAAVAAAKAIGYSGAGTIEFLLDSRGEFYFMEMNTRLQVEHPVTEFITGLDLVEWQLRVASGERLPESWRDLTINGHAIETRIYAEDAANGFLPSTGLVSHLRMPEAGPHVRIDSGIRAGDRITVHYDPMIAKLVVWDKDRTAAVSRMRRALADTAITGVSSNVGFLSRLVGLPSFEQAHLDTGFIGRHEDELLAAPAIDASSIALAGLGLLLHRRATAERQAAASSDASSPWSRMNGFRLNVPARETLRIELDGKLVTPTVQHLDRGFRFEHEGTGLDIDGTLSTEGTLDARIGDRKVRGFFWGDGQRFDLFSEGQHLHITLPDPMGEGGSEAAAGAMTAPMPGIIRAILATPGERVVKGTALIIMEAMKMEHTIRAPADGVVDAFNCAEGAMTEAGTVLVSFTPEAGS, encoded by the coding sequence ATGTTCAAGAAAATCCTGATAGCCAATCGCGGCGAAATCGCCGCCCGCGTCATCCGCACTGCGCGCCGGATGGGCGTCGAGACGGTCGCCGTCTATTCCGAAGCCGACCGCGATGCCCAGCATGTGGCGCTCGCCGACGATGCCCGCCTGATTGGTCCCGCGCCGGCACGGCAATCCTATCTCGACCAGCAGAAGGTTATCGCGGCCGCAGTCGATAGCGGCGCCGAGGCCGTGCATCCCGGCTATGGCTTCCTGTCGGAGAATGCCGATTTCGCCGACGCCTGCACGGCAGCCGGCCTGATCTTCATCGGACCACCCGCATCGGCGATCCGCGCCATGGGCGGCAAAAGCGAAGCCAAGGCGCTGATGGCGGGCGCCGGCGTGCCGCTGGTGCCCGGCTATCACGGCGCGGACCAGTCGCCAGAGGTGCTGTTCGCTGAAGCGGCCGATGTCGGCTATCCCGTGCTGATCAAGGCTTCGGCCGGCGGCGGCGGCAAGGGCATGCGTGTGGCGGAAACGCCCGACGTTTTCGCGGCCGAACTAGCGGGCGCCAAGCGCGAGTCGATGGCGTCCTTCAGCGACGACCGGATGCTAATCGAGAAATATCTCGTGCGCCCCCGCCATGTCGAAGTGCAGGTCTTCGCCGACAATCACGGCAATTGCCATTCGCTGTTCGAGCGCGATTGCTCGATCCAGCGGCGTCACCAGAAGGTCATCGAGGAGGCACCGGCGCCGGGGCTCTCCCCGGACCTGCGCAAGCGGATGGGCGAGGCTGCGGTGGCTGCGGCAAAAGCCATTGGCTATTCCGGCGCGGGTACGATTGAATTCCTGCTCGATAGCAGGGGCGAATTCTACTTCATGGAAATGAACACACGGCTGCAGGTCGAGCATCCCGTCACGGAGTTCATCACCGGCCTCGATCTCGTGGAGTGGCAGCTGCGGGTTGCTTCCGGCGAGCGGCTGCCCGAGAGCTGGCGCGACCTCACGATCAACGGCCATGCGATCGAGACGCGCATCTATGCCGAGGATGCCGCCAATGGCTTCCTGCCCTCGACCGGCCTCGTCTCGCATCTGAGGATGCCCGAGGCTGGCCCGCATGTCCGCATCGACAGCGGCATCCGCGCGGGAGATCGTATCACCGTGCATTATGATCCGATGATCGCCAAGCTGGTCGTCTGGGACAAGGACCGCACGGCTGCCGTTTCGCGCATGCGGCGCGCACTGGCCGATACCGCGATTACAGGCGTTAGCAGCAATGTCGGCTTTCTCTCGCGGCTGGTCGGCCTGCCGTCGTTCGAACAGGCCCACCTCGACACCGGCTTCATCGGCCGCCACGAGGACGAACTTCTCGCAGCGCCAGCGATCGATGCGTCGTCCATCGCGCTGGCCGGCCTTGGCCTCCTGCTTCATCGACGCGCCACCGCGGAACGGCAGGCAGCGGCGTCATCCGATGCTTCCAGTCCTTGGTCCCGGATGAATGGCTTCCGGTTGAATGTTCCCGCTCGCGAAACATTGCGCATCGAACTCGATGGGAAATTGGTTACGCCGACAGTTCAGCATCTCGATCGGGGCTTCCGCTTCGAGCACGAGGGCACCGGCCTTGATATCGATGGCACATTGAGTACAGAAGGCACGTTGGATGCCCGCATCGGCGATCGGAAAGTCCGTGGTTTCTTCTGGGGCGACGGCCAGCGCTTCGATCTCTTCTCCGAGGGGCAACATCTCCACATCACGCTTCCCGATCCGATGGGCGAGGGCGGTTCCGAAGCTGCGGCTGGCGCAATGACCGCACCCATGCCCGGCATCATCCGCGCGATCCTTGCCACTCCCGGCGAGCGTGTCGTGAAGGGCACGGCACTGATCATCATGGAAGCGATGAAGATGGAGCACACGATTCGCGCACCGGCCGATGGCGTGGTCGATGCCTTCAACTGCGCCGAAGGCGCGATGACCGAGGCGGGCACTGTGCTCGTGTCGTTCACGCCGGAGGCCGGGTCATGA
- a CDS encoding hydroxymethylglutaryl-CoA lyase has protein sequence MTLPTKVKIVEVGPRDGLQNEAAIVPASVKIELVDRLARAGLPVVEAGSFVSPKWVPQMADSAEVFAGISRQGGTSYPALVPNMKGLEAALAVGVEEIAVFVSASEGFSQKNIACSRAESLERLAPVTTRAIAEGLKVRGYLSCVAGCPYDGDVPVAAVVEMSNALIGMGCYELSLGDTIGVGTADQMRGIIRGVAGSVPKDRIAMHFHDTCGQGVANVLASLEEGISVFDSSVAGLGGCPYARGASGNVATEDVVYLLRGLGIETGVNLDTVAEIGGWISERLNRPNAARAGRAILARREA, from the coding sequence ATGACGCTGCCGACGAAGGTGAAAATCGTCGAAGTCGGGCCACGAGATGGCCTGCAGAACGAAGCGGCCATCGTTCCCGCCTCCGTGAAGATCGAGCTCGTCGATCGCCTCGCACGTGCAGGCTTGCCGGTGGTGGAAGCGGGCTCCTTCGTCTCGCCGAAATGGGTGCCGCAGATGGCCGATTCGGCTGAGGTCTTCGCCGGCATTTCCAGACAAGGGGGCACGTCTTATCCGGCGCTGGTTCCTAATATGAAGGGGCTGGAAGCCGCACTTGCCGTCGGCGTTGAAGAGATCGCGGTCTTCGTCTCGGCTTCAGAAGGCTTCAGCCAGAAGAATATCGCTTGCTCGCGTGCCGAAAGCCTCGAGCGGTTGGCACCGGTGACCACGCGGGCGATAGCCGAGGGGTTGAAGGTCCGCGGCTACCTTTCCTGTGTCGCCGGCTGCCCCTATGACGGCGATGTTCCCGTTGCCGCCGTCGTCGAGATGTCGAACGCTTTGATCGGCATGGGTTGCTACGAACTCTCGCTCGGCGACACGATCGGTGTCGGCACCGCGGATCAGATGCGCGGCATCATCAGGGGCGTGGCTGGCTCCGTGCCGAAGGACCGGATCGCCATGCATTTCCATGACACCTGCGGCCAGGGCGTCGCCAACGTGTTGGCCAGCCTGGAGGAGGGCATTTCGGTCTTCGACAGTTCCGTGGCCGGTCTCGGCGGTTGCCCCTATGCGCGGGGCGCCAGCGGCAATGTCGCGACCGAGGATGTGGTCTATCTGCTGCGTGGTCTCGGGATCGAGACCGGTGTTAATCTCGATACGGTTGCTGAGATCGGCGGCTGGATCAGCGAACGCCTCAACCGTCCCAATGCCGCGCGGGCCGGCCGGGCGATCCTGGCGAGAAGGGAGGCTTGA
- a CDS encoding DUF2171 domain-containing protein, which translates to MFNISDIKEHAEVVGADGRHVGTVDGIEGDRIKLTRSENDPGHQDHHHFISFDNVAGVEGGRVKLSVNGADAIEESDGQSLH; encoded by the coding sequence ATGTTCAATATATCTGACATCAAGGAACATGCCGAAGTGGTTGGCGCCGATGGCCGCCACGTCGGTACCGTCGATGGCATCGAGGGCGACCGCATAAAGCTGACGCGTAGCGAGAACGATCCTGGCCATCAGGACCACCACCATTTTATTTCATTCGACAATGTTGCCGGGGTAGAGGGCGGTCGCGTCAAGTTATCCGTAAATGGCGCCGATGCCATCGAGGAGAGCGACGGCCAGTCCCTTCACTGA
- a CDS encoding EAL domain-containing protein, whose product MYRVLSCLAVEHNLWLVALAGLICFLASHATIVLVQRGNEGSGLARWIWLGVAGASGGFGIWSTHFIAMLAYDPGVVVGYEPELTFLSLAMAIVATFAAVACAAFLRGFTGYAAAGVLFGSGVASMHFTGMTAIEFPGSIIWDHAYVVASIVIGAALSTLAFCVASTAKSHNTRKFGGTILLTLGVVLLHFTAMGGVTVVSSVETLDPASLLSPSVMVISIAATSLSLLTSGLMAMTFAVRAESQAAASEANFKRLVQGVTDYAIYMLDVEGRVSNWNAGAQRAKGYTADEIVGQDFAKFYSWEDRRKGLPARALATALTEGKFEDEGWRFRKDGSSFWAHVVIDPIRDESGKLLGYASITRDKTRQKQNEDGIATVTRNLDIALENMSQGICLFDKDERLVLANKHYSEIFGFPASLAVAGRLYREILEQAFLNRFQLPEIALPRAAEHYERAMAVVRSGSGSTIQKYQDGRSIQAIYNATSDGGWVVTFEDITQRLQSEEKIAYMARHDGLTGLPNRAEFNEMLDDEIKLAERTHAKVAVIGIDLDKFKEINDQHGHAAGDQVLVALAEAMTAALQQGEFVARFGGDEFAAIKRFTDMSELHDFAGRLEKCLVGDMNIDSFEVRTGASLGIALYPADATDGEQLLANADLAMYRAKNSIIQRVCFYEGAMDEAARSRRALANDLWVAIEKKQFHLNYQVQKSVATGAITGYEVLLRWYHPERGNVPPMDFITLAEECGAILPIGEWVLAEACREAATWEMPHKIAVNLSPVQLGHADMAAIVRNVLIETGLNPKRLEIEITESSIITDKNRALMTLRQIKDLGVSIAIDDFGTGYSSLETLRAFPFDKIKLDRSFMNEVETSPQAKAIIRAILALGQSLEVPVLAEGVETQDQLEILLSEGCDEAQGYFLGRPKPISDLLRKIAEVKAA is encoded by the coding sequence ATGTATCGAGTTCTCTCCTGCTTGGCGGTCGAACATAATCTTTGGCTCGTTGCCTTGGCCGGCCTCATCTGCTTCCTGGCAAGCCATGCGACGATCGTCCTGGTCCAGCGCGGCAACGAAGGGTCGGGGCTGGCACGCTGGATCTGGCTAGGGGTGGCCGGCGCATCTGGCGGATTCGGAATCTGGTCGACGCATTTTATTGCTATGCTTGCCTACGACCCAGGCGTCGTTGTGGGATACGAACCCGAACTCACCTTCTTGTCGCTGGCGATGGCGATCGTGGCAACCTTTGCCGCAGTCGCCTGTGCCGCGTTCCTCCGTGGATTTACCGGCTACGCCGCAGCGGGTGTCCTGTTCGGTTCGGGCGTGGCAAGCATGCACTTTACCGGGATGACTGCCATCGAATTCCCCGGCTCCATCATCTGGGATCATGCCTATGTGGTGGCGTCGATCGTAATCGGAGCAGCGCTTTCAACGCTGGCCTTCTGTGTCGCCTCCACTGCGAAATCTCACAACACGCGCAAATTTGGCGGCACGATCCTGCTAACCCTTGGGGTCGTTTTGCTGCACTTTACCGCCATGGGTGGGGTGACCGTCGTGTCAAGCGTCGAGACGCTCGATCCTGCGTCGCTGCTCTCTCCGTCGGTGATGGTGATCAGCATCGCCGCGACCTCGCTGTCGCTGCTGACATCGGGACTGATGGCGATGACATTCGCCGTTCGCGCCGAAAGCCAGGCGGCGGCGAGCGAAGCCAATTTCAAGCGCCTCGTGCAGGGCGTGACCGACTATGCCATTTATATGCTCGACGTCGAAGGCCGCGTGAGCAACTGGAATGCCGGCGCGCAACGCGCCAAGGGCTACACCGCCGACGAGATCGTGGGCCAGGATTTTGCAAAGTTCTATTCCTGGGAAGATCGACGCAAGGGTCTGCCGGCGCGTGCGCTTGCGACCGCGCTGACCGAAGGGAAGTTCGAGGACGAGGGCTGGCGATTCCGCAAGGACGGTTCGTCTTTCTGGGCGCATGTCGTGATCGACCCGATTCGCGACGAGAGCGGCAAGCTTCTCGGCTATGCCAGCATCACGCGCGACAAGACCAGACAGAAGCAGAACGAGGACGGCATCGCGACTGTCACGCGCAATCTCGACATCGCACTCGAAAACATGTCGCAAGGCATCTGCCTGTTCGACAAGGACGAGCGTCTGGTGCTGGCCAACAAGCACTACAGCGAAATCTTCGGCTTCCCCGCGAGCCTGGCCGTTGCCGGCCGCCTCTATCGCGAGATCCTCGAACAGGCTTTTCTGAACCGTTTCCAACTGCCCGAAATCGCGCTTCCCCGCGCGGCGGAGCATTACGAACGGGCCATGGCAGTGGTGCGCTCGGGCTCCGGCAGCACGATCCAGAAATATCAGGACGGCCGCTCGATCCAGGCGATCTACAACGCCACCAGCGATGGCGGCTGGGTCGTTACCTTCGAGGACATCACCCAGCGCCTCCAGTCGGAGGAAAAGATCGCTTACATGGCGCGGCATGACGGCCTCACGGGCTTGCCGAACCGGGCGGAATTCAACGAAATGCTCGACGACGAGATCAAGCTGGCCGAGCGTACCCACGCCAAAGTCGCCGTGATCGGCATCGATCTCGACAAGTTCAAGGAGATCAACGACCAGCACGGCCATGCCGCCGGCGACCAGGTGCTTGTCGCACTCGCCGAGGCGATGACCGCAGCACTCCAACAGGGCGAATTTGTTGCCCGCTTCGGCGGCGATGAATTCGCGGCGATCAAGCGCTTCACCGACATGTCGGAACTGCACGATTTCGCCGGCCGGCTCGAAAAATGCCTCGTCGGCGACATGAATATCGACAGCTTCGAAGTCCGCACCGGCGCCAGCCTCGGCATCGCACTCTATCCGGCGGATGCGACGGACGGCGAACAGTTGCTCGCGAATGCCGACCTCGCCATGTACCGCGCCAAGAACTCGATCATCCAGCGCGTCTGCTTCTACGAAGGTGCGATGGACGAGGCCGCCCGCAGCCGTCGCGCGCTGGCCAACGATTTGTGGGTCGCGATTGAAAAGAAACAGTTCCACCTGAACTACCAGGTCCAGAAATCCGTCGCGACCGGTGCGATCACCGGATACGAAGTGCTGCTCCGCTGGTATCATCCCGAGCGCGGCAACGTGCCGCCGATGGATTTCATCACGCTGGCCGAGGAATGCGGCGCCATCCTGCCGATCGGCGAATGGGTGCTGGCGGAAGCCTGCCGCGAAGCCGCGACCTGGGAAATGCCGCACAAGATCGCGGTCAACCTTTCCCCGGTCCAGCTCGGCCATGCCGACATGGCGGCGATCGTCCGCAACGTGCTGATTGAAACCGGCCTGAACCCCAAGCGCCTCGAAATCGAGATCACCGAAAGCTCGATCATCACCGACAAGAACCGCGCGCTGATGACGCTCAGGCAGATCAAGGATCTCGGTGTATCGATCGCCATCGACGATTTCGGAACCGGCTATTCGTCGCTCGAGACGCTACGTGCCTTCCCCTTCGACAAGATCAAGCTCGACCGCAGCTTCATGAACGAGGTGGAAACAAGCCCGCAAGCGAAGGCGATCATTCGCGCCATCCTCGCACTCGGGCAGAGCCTCGAAGTCCCGGTGCTCGCCGAAGGCGTCGAGACGCAGGATCAGCTCGAAATCCTGCTCAGTGAGGGCTGCGACGAAGCCCAGGGTTATTTCCTCGGGCGGCCCAAGCCGATCTCGGACCTGCTCCGCAAGATCGCGGAAGTCAAAGCGGCGTAA
- a CDS encoding XRE family transcriptional regulator, whose product MTITAAQCRAARALTDISREMLSETTGVEEDVIRAFEKKLAEPDAEIITRLGHQLEAYGAVFVPEDAHGGIGVRLRFTRSEAKRVANLENEGGPVGDDDIGD is encoded by the coding sequence ATGACCATCACAGCCGCCCAATGCCGTGCCGCCCGCGCCCTGACCGATATCTCCCGTGAGATGCTATCGGAGACGACCGGTGTCGAGGAAGATGTCATCCGGGCCTTCGAGAAAAAGCTGGCCGAACCCGATGCCGAGATCATCACGCGGTTGGGTCATCAACTCGAAGCGTATGGCGCTGTGTTCGTACCCGAGGATGCGCATGGTGGCATCGGCGTGAGGCTCAGATTCACCCGCTCCGAGGCGAAGCGGGTTGCCAACCTCGAGAACGAGGGTGGGCCGGTCGGCGACGACGATATCGGCGACTGA
- a CDS encoding carboxyl transferase domain-containing protein, giving the protein MKLTSTLPHHATFDANTAYMRGLVDDLKSKVSTIAIGGGEKARERHLSRGKLLPRDRIDGLLDPGTPFLEFSQFAAYNVYDEPIPAAGILTGIGRVSGRECVIIVNDATVKGGTYYPLTVKKHLRAQEIARENKLPCIYLVDSGGANLPNQDEVFPDRDHFGRIFYNQATMSAEGIPQIAVVMGSCTAGGAYVPAMSDQSIIVKNQGTIFLGGPPLVKAATGEVVSAEDLGGADVHSRTSGVTDHYANDDRHALAMARSIVGTLNRPKLVDLELRASTEPLYPTSDLHGIVPSDARKPFDVREVIARIVDGSDFDEFKALYGTTLVCGFAHIFGYPVGIVANNGILFSESALKGAHFIELCAQRGIPLVFLQNITGFMVGRKYEAGGIAKDGAKLVTAVACAKVPKFTVVIGGSFGAGNYGMCGRAYSPRFLWMWPNARISVMGGEQAASVLAQVRRDGMEASGKSWSAEEEEAFKAPIRDKYEIEGHPYYASARLWDDGIIDPADTRMVLGLGISASLNAPIEPTRFGIFRM; this is encoded by the coding sequence ATGAAGCTCACCTCCACCCTCCCTCACCACGCCACCTTCGACGCGAACACCGCCTACATGCGCGGCCTCGTCGACGACCTGAAATCCAAAGTCTCGACCATCGCCATCGGCGGCGGAGAGAAAGCCCGTGAGCGCCACCTCTCGCGCGGAAAACTTCTGCCGCGCGACCGGATCGACGGCCTGCTCGATCCCGGCACGCCTTTCCTCGAATTCTCGCAATTCGCCGCCTACAATGTCTATGACGAACCCATTCCGGCCGCCGGCATTCTCACCGGCATCGGTCGTGTCTCTGGGCGCGAATGCGTCATCATTGTCAACGATGCGACGGTGAAGGGCGGCACCTACTATCCGCTGACGGTCAAGAAGCACCTCCGCGCCCAGGAGATCGCCCGCGAGAACAAGCTGCCCTGCATCTACCTGGTGGATTCCGGCGGCGCCAACCTGCCGAACCAGGACGAGGTCTTCCCCGATCGCGATCACTTCGGCCGCATCTTCTACAATCAGGCGACCATGTCCGCCGAGGGCATTCCTCAGATCGCCGTGGTTATGGGAAGCTGCACCGCCGGCGGCGCCTATGTGCCCGCGATGAGCGACCAGTCGATCATCGTCAAGAACCAGGGCACGATCTTCCTCGGCGGCCCGCCGCTGGTCAAGGCCGCGACCGGCGAGGTCGTGTCTGCCGAGGACCTCGGCGGCGCTGACGTCCATTCCCGCACATCAGGGGTCACCGACCACTATGCGAACGACGACCGGCACGCACTGGCGATGGCGCGCAGCATCGTCGGAACGCTCAATCGGCCCAAGCTGGTCGACCTCGAACTGCGTGCGAGCACCGAGCCGCTCTATCCCACCAGCGATCTGCACGGCATCGTGCCATCCGATGCGCGCAAACCATTCGACGTGCGCGAGGTGATCGCCCGCATCGTCGATGGATCGGATTTCGACGAGTTCAAGGCGCTCTACGGCACGACCTTGGTCTGCGGCTTCGCCCACATCTTCGGCTATCCCGTCGGCATCGTCGCCAACAATGGCATCCTGTTTTCGGAATCGGCGCTCAAGGGTGCCCACTTCATCGAACTCTGCGCTCAGCGCGGCATTCCGCTCGTCTTTCTGCAGAATATCACGGGCTTCATGGTCGGCCGGAAATACGAGGCCGGCGGCATCGCCAAGGACGGTGCCAAACTGGTGACGGCGGTCGCCTGCGCCAAGGTGCCGAAATTCACCGTGGTCATCGGCGGCTCGTTCGGCGCCGGCAATTACGGCATGTGCGGCCGGGCCTATTCGCCGCGTTTCCTCTGGATGTGGCCGAATGCCCGCATCTCCGTCATGGGCGGCGAACAGGCGGCGTCGGTTCTGGCGCAGGTGCGTCGTGACGGGATGGAAGCAAGCGGCAAGAGCTGGTCTGCCGAGGAGGAAGAGGCCTTCAAGGCGCCGATCCGCGACAAATACGAGATCGAAGGCCACCCCTACTATGCCAGCGCCCGGCTGTGGGACGACGGCATCATCGATCCGGCCGATACCCGCATGGTGCTGGGCCTGGGTATTTCGGCCTCGCTCAATGCGCCGATCGAACCGACCCGGTTCGGCATTTTCAGGATGTGA
- a CDS encoding enoyl-CoA hydratase-related protein codes for MAEELLVERRGSVLWLTLNRPERHNAINGAMTAALVEALGEASTDIGVRAIVLTGAGERTFCSGADLKDQSSMFASAGGTNPIGNVLRAVQACSKLVVARLNGSALAGGLGLVAACDLAYAAHHAKFGLPEVRVGVFPMMIATRLTRQIPERRFREMAYLGETIGTEEAERHGLINRAVPAAELDALIQSVLDKLMLGAPGAISAGKQALSEMQDMPQTERLAYAERMIATLGESTEAREGRTAFAEKRRPGWVLSADDV; via the coding sequence ATGGCCGAGGAACTGCTCGTCGAACGCCGAGGGTCCGTGCTCTGGCTGACGCTCAATCGGCCCGAGAGGCACAATGCCATCAATGGCGCGATGACGGCAGCGCTGGTTGAGGCGCTTGGTGAGGCCTCGACCGATATAGGCGTCAGGGCGATCGTCCTGACGGGAGCCGGCGAACGAACGTTCTGTTCCGGCGCCGACCTCAAGGACCAATCCAGCATGTTCGCCTCGGCGGGCGGGACGAACCCGATCGGCAATGTGCTGCGGGCGGTTCAGGCGTGCAGCAAGCTCGTGGTCGCCCGTCTCAACGGTTCGGCGCTTGCCGGCGGCCTTGGTCTCGTCGCGGCCTGCGATCTCGCCTATGCTGCCCATCACGCCAAGTTCGGCCTGCCCGAAGTGCGCGTCGGCGTCTTTCCGATGATGATCGCAACACGCCTGACGCGCCAGATCCCCGAGCGCCGTTTCCGAGAGATGGCTTATCTCGGGGAGACGATCGGCACTGAGGAGGCCGAACGCCATGGCCTCATCAATCGCGCGGTTCCCGCTGCCGAACTCGACGCCCTCATCCAGTCAGTTCTCGACAAGCTTATGCTCGGCGCGCCGGGTGCGATCTCGGCCGGCAAGCAGGCCCTGTCAGAGATGCAGGACATGCCGCAGACCGAACGGCTGGCATATGCCGAGCGCATGATCGCCACATTGGGCGAAAGCACCGAGGCGCGCGAGGGCCGCACCGCCTTCGCCGAAAAGCGCAGGCCGGGCTGGGTGCTTAGCGCAGACGACGTTTAG
- a CDS encoding Crp/Fnr family transcriptional regulator: MEARRKDFHVVEMPLACRSCETREGGICGAMTDGQLSELSRFTARRKVDHGSELLSQGERIVSYANIIKGVVKLTKRMSDGRQQIVGLQFAPGFIGRPFANDSALTAEAATDIEICVVAKSALDRMVMRAPDLGHRLHSQALVELDDARDWMLTLGRKTAREKVASFLHLIATHSDGDSSGTLRFELPLSRQDIADFLGLTIETVSRQVTKLKQEKVIRIETTRSVTIHDIDRLAEVAGIDY, translated from the coding sequence ATGGAAGCGCGAAGGAAAGATTTTCACGTTGTGGAGATGCCATTGGCATGCCGCTCGTGTGAGACGCGCGAGGGCGGCATCTGCGGTGCCATGACAGACGGGCAACTTTCCGAACTCAGCCGCTTCACCGCGCGCCGGAAAGTTGATCATGGTTCGGAACTGCTCAGCCAGGGAGAACGCATCGTCTCCTATGCAAATATCATCAAGGGTGTCGTCAAGCTCACCAAGAGAATGTCCGATGGACGCCAGCAGATCGTCGGGCTGCAATTCGCACCCGGTTTCATCGGCCGGCCCTTCGCCAATGACAGTGCGCTGACCGCAGAGGCGGCCACCGATATCGAAATCTGCGTTGTCGCCAAGTCTGCACTCGACCGCATGGTGATGCGTGCGCCTGATCTCGGACACCGGCTCCACAGCCAGGCGCTGGTCGAACTCGACGATGCGCGCGACTGGATGCTGACACTCGGCCGCAAGACGGCGCGCGAGAAGGTCGCGAGCTTCCTGCACCTCATCGCCACCCACAGTGATGGCGACAGCAGCGGAACACTGCGGTTCGAACTGCCGCTGAGCAGGCAGGACATCGCGGATTTTCTTGGCCTCACCATCGAGACCGTCAGCCGGCAGGTGACCAAGCTGAAGCAGGAAAAGGTGATCCGCATCGAGACCACTCGCAGCGTCACTATCCACGATATCGATCGGCTCGCGGAAGTCGCAGGCATCGACTACTGA